The window ATTCGGCCGCCGACCGCGCGACCGCTGCCCACGCTTCAAGATCGAGCTCTTCGGCACGCGCCGTGGGTGCGACACCGGCCCGCTCGAGGACCGCCTCTGTGCGATCTCCGAGTGCACTCGCCAACGCACGCCGCAACATCTTCCGCCGGTGCGCGAAGCCCGCGCCCACGAGCTCGAACATCGCCGCGTACGACGGAACCTCCACCGGTGGCGTCGCGCGCCGTTCGAGCTGCACCAGCGCTGAATCTACATTCGGTCGCGGCACGAAGACGGTCGGGGGCACCGCCCCAACGATACGCGCGGTTGCGTGATACGCCACCTTCACCGTCACCGCGCCGTACGCCTTCGTCCGCGGCGCCGCCGCCAGTCGCTCCCCCACCTCGCGCTGCACCATCACCAGCAGACGTGTCACCGTGGGCGCTTCCTCGAGGACGCGCGCGACGACTGGTGTCGCCACGTTGTACGGCAGGTTCGACACGCACGACCACGGACCGTCACGGAGTCGCCCGGCATAGTCCCAGGTGAGGGCGTCCCCCGCCTCGGCGGTCACGTTGGGCGCGGCGCCGAGCACGGCTTCGAGGACCGGCACGAGGTGGCGATCGAGCTCGAGCGCATGAACGCGGGCTCCGGCTTGGGCCAGCGCGAGGGTGAGCGAACCGAGTCCCGGGCCGATCTCGAGGACACGGTCGCCTCGCTCGATTCCGGCGAGCCGAACGATGCGGCGCGCCGTGTTCGCGTCGGCCAGAAAGTTCTGCCCGAGCGCGCGGCTCGGCCGGATCCCGTGCTCGCGCAGGAGCGACCGCACGTCGGACGGGCTCAGCGCGTCGCGAGTCATCACGTCCGAAGAAGTCGAGATCGAGGCCGGTATGCGGACGTTAGAACTGGCGCTTTCCGTCGTCCTTCGTGTACCCCAATGTCTTGGCGCAACCCCACGCACCCCAACCGTGCTCGGCGAGGATCCGCTCCGCAACGATGATCTGCTGGTACTTCGTGGCGTGGCCGGCATTCTTGGCCCACCCCTTGTCCTTCAACGCCGACCAGTTGTCGTACCAGATCCCGAGCGCGCCCTGATAGACGGGTTTGATGATGTCCCATTTCAGTTCGCCGGCCTTCGGGTGGGAAGGCCCGTAACGACCGGTCTCGCACTCCGCGATCTTGTCCCACCTCGAGTCGTACTTCACCCCGTAGTACGTGATCGTCGGGACGGCTGGCTCCACGTCGACGGCGCCGGTGGCCACCCGGCCGGTCACCACGCCGTTCTGACGAATGATCAGGTACGTCACCGTGTGCACACCCGGCTTGCCCCGGACGACCCGGTTCGGCGCGGTGACCGCCACGTTCGGGTCGGGGAACATCTGATCCGGGAGCGAATACACCTCGTCGACGGCTTCGGTCTCGTTGCGGTTGCGGTTGACGGCGATGGCCACCTTGTCCCCGTCGGCAGCCACGGCCGGCAGTACGTCGGCCACGCCGTAGGGACTCGTGGTGTCGATGTCGTCGAGCTTGACGTCGTACGCCGCGAGGAGCTCGGCCACGGTGTGCACGGGGGCGTCGTATTCGATGAACTCGCTGTCGACGACGAGCACGCCGGTCTTCCTCGTGCGCACGGCGACGGCCGTGGATTCGTCGATCCGATTCGGTGCGTCGAGCACTCCGAGCGCAGCGCCCCCGGCGTTGAGCTGGGCGGTGGCGTCCTCGAGGAAACCGTCCGCGTGACGATAGGTCGTCTGCACTTCCCCAAGCGTCCCGTCGAAGTTCACCGGAACCGCGAACGCGCGCAGCACCCGCACGGTCATGTTGTTGTCGATCGGCGTGCTCGCGTCGGGTGTGGTCCGGTCGAACTCACCGAGCGCCACGTTCTGCTCGACGAGCAGGTCACCCACCGTGTCGACACCTGTCTCGGCGGCGATCAAGCGTCCATCGACGCGCACGTCGACGTCTGCGCCCTTGTCGAGGAGCGTTCTGACGCCCAGAAAGGCGCCGCCCATGGTCGCGACCACGGCCAGGCTGGTCAGGACGGCGCGTGTCGGGAAGTGGAAGCGGCGGGCGCGGCGGGGGCGACCGCGCGGGGGCCCACCCTGATCACCGCTGGCCGCCGGCTCGGGATCGAACTCGGGGAGCGGCAGCCAGGCGGTCGCGTCGTGCGGCTCGGCCCGCGCCGGCGACGGGAGGCCGACCGGCACCTCACGCGGCGCCGTCGGGGCGACGGTCGGGTCGGGCACGAGCAGCGTGTCCACCGACGGGAGCTCCTCGACCTGGGGCAAGGGCAGCCAGGCGGTCGCGTCGTGCGGCTCCGCGCGGGCGGGTGACGGGAGGCCCACCGGCACCTCACGTGGCGCGGCCGGCTCGACGTCGGGGTCGGGGACGAGAAGTCGGTCGAGCGGTGGGAGCTCGGCGAAGTCGGGCAGGGGCAGCCACGTGGTCGCGTCGTGCGGCTCGGCTCGCGCCGGCGACTCGCGCACCGCGTCGGCAACGTGCGCGCTCGACGGTCGAATCGCTCGCCGACGCACATGCCGGTGCAGGAAGCGTCCGCGGCGCGGCTCCGGCTCGGTGATGGTTGTCCGCCCTCCGTGGCGCTGGAGCTGGCACGCCCGCGACAGGACGCCACCAACTCGATGGGATTCATTGCAAAATACCCCAAGACCGTGCCGCCGGGACGGCCCGCGGGTCAGAGGCCTTTGATCAGCCCAAACGCAGCGTCTGCCGCGGCCGTGGTCGCCGCGGCGACGTTTTCCACAGGCTCACCGAGTGCGGCCGCGAGCGCCTCACCGACGAACGTCACGTAGGCAGGCTCGTTCTCGCGGCCGCGGTGAGGCACGGGGGTCAGGTACGGCGAGTCGGTCTCGACCAGCACGCGGTCCAGCGGACACAGCGCCGCCGCGGCGCGCACGTCGTCGGCGTTCGGGAACGACACGATGCCGCTGAATGACAGCCGCGCCCCGAGATCGAGCGCGCGCCGGGCTTCGTCGGGGCCGCCCGTGAAGCAGTGGAAGACGGTACGCGCCGGGACTCCCTCGTCGGTGAGCACACGAAAGGTGTCGTCCCACGCCTCTCGCGAGTGGATCACCAGCGCGCGGTCGAGCTCGTGAGCACGACGGATCTGCGCTCGGAAGGCTTCCTCTTGGACATCCGGCTCCGAGTGCCGGTAGTGCAGGTCGAAGCCGGCTTCGCCGACGGCGACGACGCCGTCGCTCGCGGCCAGCGCCTCGAGCTCGGGCCACTGCTCCGCGAAGCTCGACGCGTCGTGCGGGTGGAGCCCGACCGTGGCTCGCACGTCGGAATGGCGGGCGGCGAGGTCCACGGCCGCGCGCGACGACTCGACGTTGGTGCCCACCACCACCATCGCGGTGACACCTGCGGCCCGTGCCCGTTCGATCGCGGCGTCGGCCCCGCCGGTCGCCCACTGCACATGGCAATGGCTGTCGATCCACACCATTGGCTCGCTCGCTGCGGCGGAGGGTACCTCCGCCGCGGGCGCTTGCTCCCCCGTGNNNNNNNNNNNNNNNNNNNNNNNNNNNNNNNNNNNNNNNNNNNNNNNNNNNNNNNNNNNNNNNNNNNNNNNNNNNNNNNNNNNNNNNNNNNNNNNNNNNNTGGCTCGCTCGCTGCGGCGGAGGGTACCTCCGCCGCGGGCGCTTGCTCCCCCGTGACCATTGGCTCGCTCGCTGCGGCGGAGGGTACCTCCGCCGCGGGCGCTTGCTCCCCCGTGCGCCCTTCGCTCGCTTCGCTCACTGCGGCCGCGCCGTCATGCCTCGATGCGCGGGAAGAGTGGCGTGCCCTTGTCGAGGCGCGTGTCGACCGGGCCGAGGCCCCATGCGGCGGCGTCGGGAAGGCGCTGCTCCTCGGGCATGCCGTCGAGACCAAGGCGGCGCCACAGCTCATTGCAGGCCCGCGGGATTGCCGGCGACGCAAGGAGCGTCACGATGCGCAGCACCTCGACGCAGTCACCCAGCACGCCCGCGGTCGCGGCGGCGTCACCCGACGTGTGCAGCTTCCACGGCTCCTGATCCTCGATGAACGAGTTCGCGGCCCGGATCAGCTCCCATACCGCACCGAACGCACGCGCGTAGTCGAGCCGGTCCATCGCGCCTTGCATGTCGTCGAACGCCGTGGCGCTCGCGGCCACGAGCGGCCCGTCGGCGCGCGCGCTCGGCGCGACCCCGTCGCAGTAGCTCACCGCCATGTTGAGAACCCGGTTCGCGAGGTTGCCGAAGTTGTTCGCGAGGTCCGCGTTGTAGCGAGCGACCATCGCCTCGTAGCTGAAGTCGCCGTCGGGCCCGAAGCGCTGATCCGCAAGGAAGTGGTACCGGTAGCCGTCCGAGCCGAACTCGGCGACGAGGTCGGCGGGCGCGATCTGGTTGCCGCCGCTCTTCGCCATCTTCTCGCCGCCCACCTGGAGCCAACCGTGCGCGAACACGTGCTTGGGTGGGGCTTCGCCGCCGGCCATGAGCATGGCGGGCCAGTAGACGGCGTGGAATCGAAGGATGTCCTTGCCGATCAGGTGGTAGTCGGCGGGCCAGTACCGGTCGAAGCG is drawn from Acidimicrobiia bacterium and contains these coding sequences:
- the metG gene encoding methionine--tRNA ligase; the protein is MPTPFYVTTPIYYPNDVPHIGHAYTSVAADALARWRRLWGDDVAFLTGTDEHGLKMQRTAEAEGITPQELVDRTSPTFRELTTLIDLTNTDFIRTTEPRHYEAVQQFLQVVYDHGFIELGTYEGLYCVACEAYYTEDELVNGNCPIHGRPVEHVTEENYFFQLSRFEDRLLEHYAAYPDAVQPESRRNEVLGFIKQGLRDFSMSRTSLTWGIPLPWDPKHVTYVWFDALFNYCTAAGYGTDRERFDRYWPADYHLIGKDILRFHAVYWPAMLMAGGEAPPKHVFAHGWLQVGGEKMAKSGGNQIAPADLVAEFGSDGYRYHFLADQRFGPDGDFSYEAMVARYNADLANNFGNLANRVLNMAVSYCDGVAPSARADGPLVAASATAFDDMQGAMDRLDYARAFGAVWELIRAANSFIEDQEPWKLHTSGDAAATAGVLGDCVEVLRIVTLLASPAIPRACNELWRRLGLDGMPEEQRLPDAAAWGLGPVDTRLDKGTPLFPRIEA
- a CDS encoding transglycosylase family protein, which gives rise to MRESPARAEPHDATTWLPLPDFAELPPLDRLLVPDPDVEPAAPREVPVGLPSPARAEPHDATAWLPLPQVEELPSVDTLLVPDPTVAPTAPREVPVGLPSPARAEPHDATAWLPLPEFDPEPAASGDQGGPPRGRPRRARRFHFPTRAVLTSLAVVATMGGAFLGVRTLLDKGADVDVRVDGRLIAAETGVDTVGDLLVEQNVALGEFDRTTPDASTPIDNNMTVRVLRAFAVPVNFDGTLGEVQTTYRHADGFLEDATAQLNAGGAALGVLDAPNRIDESTAVAVRTRKTGVLVVDSEFIEYDAPVHTVAELLAAYDVKLDDIDTTSPYGVADVLPAVAADGDKVAIAVNRNRNETEAVDEVYSLPDQMFPDPNVAVTAPNRVVRGKPGVHTVTYLIIRQNGVVTGRVATGAVDVEPAVPTITYYGVKYDSRWDKIAECETGRYGPSHPKAGELKWDIIKPVYQGALGIWYDNWSALKDKGWAKNAGHATKYQQIIVAERILAEHGWGAWGCAKTLGYTKDDGKRQF
- a CDS encoding TatD family hydrolase; the protein is TGEQAPAAEVPSAAASEPMVWIDSHCHVQWATGGADAAIERARAAGVTAMVVVGTNVESSRAAVDLAARHSDVRATVGLHPHDASSFAEQWPELEALAASDGVVAVGEAGFDLHYRHSEPDVQEEAFRAQIRRAHELDRALVIHSREAWDDTFRVLTDEGVPARTVFHCFTGGPDEARRALDLGARLSFSGIVSFPNADDVRAAAALCPLDRVLVETDSPYLTPVPHRGRENEPAYVTFVGEALAAALGEPVENVAAATTAAADAAFGLIKGL
- the rsmA gene encoding 16S rRNA (adenine(1518)-N(6)/adenine(1519)-N(6))-dimethyltransferase RsmA, which gives rise to MTRDALSPSDVRSLLREHGIRPSRALGQNFLADANTARRIVRLAGIERGDRVLEIGPGLGSLTLALAQAGARVHALELDRHLVPVLEAVLGAAPNVTAEAGDALTWDYAGRLRDGPWSCVSNLPYNVATPVVARVLEEAPTVTRLLVMVQREVGERLAAAPRTKAYGAVTVKVAYHATARIVGAVPPTVFVPRPNVDSALVQLERRATPPVEVPSYAAMFELVGAGFAHRRKMLRRALASALGDRTEAVLERAGVAPTARAEELDLEAWAAVARSAAE